From Erwinia sp. HDF1-3R, one genomic window encodes:
- a CDS encoding DUF2627 domain-containing protein, giving the protein MYGIFSKEVSSKDVEYRFLAEP; this is encoded by the coding sequence ATGTATGGCATCTTCAGTAAAGAAGTTTCGAGTAAAGACGTTGAATACCGCTTCCTTGCCGAGCCTTAA
- a CDS encoding PTS mannose transporter subunit IID — MVDTTSTTTATTVQKKLTPGDVRGVFLRSNLFQGSWNFERMQALGFCFSMVPVIRRLYPENNDARKQAIKRHLEFFNTHPYVAAPVLGVTMAMEEQRANGAAIDDAAINGIKVGLMGPLAGVGDPIFWGTVRPVFAALGAGIAMTGSLLGPVLFFVLFNLVRLLVRYYGVAYGYRKGVDIVGDMGGGFLQKLTEGASILGLFVMGALVNKWTHVDVPLVVSRITDHTGKTTVTTVQSILDQLMPGMIPLLLTFGCMWLLRRKVNALWIIMGFFVIGIFGYWIGLLGV; from the coding sequence ATGGTTGATACCACTTCTACTACCACAGCAACGACTGTGCAAAAGAAACTGACGCCGGGTGACGTGCGTGGCGTGTTCCTGCGGTCAAACCTGTTTCAGGGGTCATGGAACTTCGAACGCATGCAGGCCCTGGGCTTCTGTTTCTCTATGGTGCCGGTTATCCGTCGGCTCTATCCTGAAAATAATGACGCCCGCAAGCAGGCCATTAAACGCCATCTGGAGTTTTTTAATACCCACCCTTATGTCGCGGCACCGGTACTCGGCGTCACCATGGCCATGGAGGAGCAGCGTGCGAACGGCGCAGCAATCGACGATGCGGCCATTAACGGCATCAAAGTCGGCCTGATGGGTCCGCTGGCTGGCGTGGGCGACCCGATATTCTGGGGCACCGTTCGCCCGGTTTTTGCTGCACTGGGTGCGGGCATCGCCATGACCGGCAGCCTGCTGGGGCCAGTTCTGTTCTTTGTCCTGTTTAACCTTGTCCGTCTGCTGGTGCGCTACTACGGCGTAGCCTATGGTTACCGTAAGGGCGTCGATATCGTAGGGGATATGGGCGGCGGCTTCCTGCAAAAGCTGACCGAGGGGGCGTCGATTCTTGGCCTCTTTGTGATGGGGGCGCTGGTCAATAAGTGGACGCACGTGGATGTGCCGCTGGTGGTATCCCGTATTACCGACCATACCGGAAAAACCACGGTAACCACCGTCCAGTCGATCCTGGATCAGCTTATGCCAGGCATGATACCGCTGCTGCTGACCTTCGGCTGTATGTGGCTGCTCCGTCGTAAAGTCAATGCGCTGTGGATTATCATGGGCTTCTTTGTCATTGGTATTTTTGGCTACTGGATTGGCCTGCTTGGCGTGTAA
- the manX gene encoding PTS mannose transporter subunit IIAB has protein sequence MTIAIVIGTHGWAAEQLIKTAEMLLGEQQNIAWIDFVPGENAETLIEKYQARLTNLDTHQGVLFLVDTWGGSPFNAASRIVVDKENHEVIAGVNIPMLVETLMARDDDPSFAELVAVAVETGREGVKALKAKAPEPAPAPAPAAVNAPAAPQKPLGPEDHMKIGLARIDDRLIHGQVATRWTKETNVNRIIVVSDEVAADTVRKTLLTQVAPPGVTAHVVDVAKMIRVWNNPKYARDRVMLLFTNPTDVERLVQEGVKITSVNIGGMAFRQGKIQVNNAVSVDDKDIAAFKKLNERGIELEVRKVSSDQRLKMMDLITKMNK, from the coding sequence GTGACCATTGCTATTGTGATCGGCACGCACGGTTGGGCTGCTGAGCAGCTCATTAAAACGGCCGAAATGCTTCTCGGAGAACAGCAAAATATCGCGTGGATAGATTTTGTCCCGGGTGAAAATGCAGAAACTCTGATCGAGAAATATCAGGCGCGGCTGACCAATTTAGATACCCACCAGGGTGTCCTGTTTCTGGTTGACACCTGGGGAGGCAGTCCCTTTAATGCCGCCAGTCGTATTGTGGTTGATAAAGAAAATCATGAGGTCATCGCCGGGGTCAATATTCCCATGCTGGTGGAAACGCTGATGGCGCGCGATGACGACCCCAGCTTTGCTGAGCTGGTGGCCGTTGCCGTGGAAACGGGGCGTGAAGGGGTTAAGGCACTCAAAGCCAAAGCGCCTGAACCTGCCCCTGCACCTGCCCCCGCAGCGGTCAACGCCCCTGCCGCCCCTCAGAAACCTCTGGGACCTGAGGATCATATGAAAATCGGGCTGGCGCGTATTGATGACCGGTTAATCCATGGTCAGGTTGCCACTCGCTGGACGAAAGAAACCAATGTGAACCGTATTATCGTCGTCAGCGATGAAGTCGCCGCCGATACCGTGCGTAAAACGCTGCTTACCCAGGTGGCCCCGCCGGGTGTAACGGCGCACGTCGTCGACGTCGCGAAAATGATACGGGTATGGAATAACCCAAAATATGCCCGGGACCGCGTCATGCTGCTGTTTACCAATCCTACCGACGTCGAACGTTTGGTTCAGGAAGGGGTGAAAATAACCAGCGTGAACATTGGCGGCATGGCATTTCGTCAGGGAAAAATTCAGGTTAATAACGCCGTGTCCGTTGATGACAAAGATATTGCGGCATTCAAAAAGCTTAACGAGCGCGGTATCGAACTGGAGGTGCGTAAGGTCTCCTCCGACCAGCGGTTAAAAATGATGGACCTGATCACCAAAATGAATAAATAG
- a CDS encoding DUF986 family protein, whose protein sequence is MSLTDYFIVLFIALFMMYAIYDELITARRRGDTRLRVPLKRRNGLDSAIFTGLIAILIYRNITSQGTQVTTTLLMVLAFFSVYLFWLRQPKLLFKAEGFFYGPVFIEYQRIQSMNLSEDGVLVIQLEQRPLHVHVSKLDDLESIYHFMVRQHLADT, encoded by the coding sequence ATGTCACTGACTGATTATTTCATCGTGCTTTTTATCGCACTGTTTATGATGTATGCGATTTATGATGAGCTGATTACGGCTCGAAGACGGGGTGACACCCGGCTGAGGGTTCCCCTCAAGCGTCGCAATGGACTGGACAGCGCTATTTTTACCGGGCTGATTGCCATCCTCATCTACAGGAATATCACCAGCCAGGGGACGCAGGTCACCACCACTTTACTGATGGTGCTGGCCTTTTTTTCTGTCTATCTGTTCTGGCTGCGCCAGCCTAAACTGCTGTTTAAGGCAGAAGGTTTTTTCTATGGCCCGGTATTTATTGAATATCAGCGCATTCAGAGCATGAATCTTTCAGAGGACGGGGTGTTGGTTATCCAGCTTGAGCAGCGCCCACTCCACGTCCACGTCAGTAAGCTCGACGACCTGGAGAGCATTTACCATTTTATGGTCCGGCAGCACCTGGCTGATACCTGA
- a CDS encoding YobH family protein, translating into MRFLVRLVALLIIIWLALLVTGYGVLAGSTKNVAGMGLQCQYLTARGMITAQYLHTDSGIVGVTDCPLLKKSAEVVDN; encoded by the coding sequence ATGAGATTTTTAGTTCGACTCGTTGCGCTGTTAATCATCATTTGGCTGGCCCTGCTGGTGACCGGCTATGGCGTACTGGCTGGCAGCACGAAAAATGTTGCGGGCATGGGCCTTCAGTGTCAGTACCTCACCGCAAGGGGGATGATAACGGCTCAGTACCTGCACACCGATAGCGGTATTGTGGGCGTAACCGACTGTCCGCTACTGAAAAAAAGCGCCGAAGTGGTTGATAACTGA
- the prc gene encoding carboxy terminal-processing peptidase, which translates to MNNFFKTTALAGLLLAGQVFAADTIVRADQIPQLHQEPQHATVSERVASRFTRSHYRQFDLNKDFSVKIFERYLNLLDYSHNVLLTSDIQQYDSKKSTLGDELKSGQLDVFYDLYNLAQKRRFERYQYALSVLNKPMNFNGHDTVDIDRSKAPWPKTTDELNQLWDAKVKYDELSLKLAGKTDKEIRDVLTKRYQFAIRRLAQSNSEDVFQLAMTAFAHEIDPHTNYLSPRNTEQFNTEMSLSLEGIGAVLQMDDDYTVINSMVAGGPAAKSKSITVGDRIVGVGQPGKPIVDVIGWRLDDVVAQIKGPKGSKVRLEVLPAGKGTKTRLVTLTREKIRLEDRAVKMTVHNVGKQKVGVLDIPGFYVGLTDDVKVQLQKLQKQNVDSIVIDLRTNGGGALTEAVSLSGLFIPGGPVVQVRDNIGKVRQDSDNDGIVYYKGPLVVLVDRFSASASEIFAAAMQDYGRALIVGEPTFGKGTVQQYRSLNRIYDQMLRPEWPALGSVQYTIQKFYRINGGSTQRKGVTPDLMMPTGVEAIETGEKFEDNALPWDSVTAANYTKTGDVKALVPQLLKDHQERIAKDQEFQYILKDIARFNAMKEKRNIISLNLAEREKENHEDDALRLERINARLKQEGKKPLAKLDDLPKDYKEPDPYLDETVNIANDMAQLEKAQPSDSAAK; encoded by the coding sequence ATGAACAACTTTTTTAAAACGACCGCACTTGCGGGACTGCTTCTGGCAGGGCAGGTCTTTGCCGCCGATACCATCGTGCGCGCAGACCAGATCCCTCAGCTTCATCAGGAGCCGCAGCATGCCACAGTGAGTGAGCGCGTAGCTTCTCGCTTTACGCGATCTCATTATCGCCAGTTTGATCTTAATAAAGATTTTTCGGTTAAGATTTTTGAACGCTATCTTAATCTGCTCGACTACAGCCATAACGTGCTGCTGACCTCTGATATCCAGCAGTACGACAGCAAGAAGAGCACCCTGGGTGACGAGCTAAAATCCGGTCAGCTGGACGTGTTTTACGATTTATACAATCTGGCGCAGAAGCGTCGTTTTGAGCGCTATCAATATGCGCTGTCGGTACTCAATAAGCCGATGAATTTTAATGGTCATGACACCGTTGATATCGACCGCAGCAAAGCGCCGTGGCCGAAAACGACGGACGAACTGAACCAGCTGTGGGATGCGAAAGTCAAATATGACGAACTCAGCCTCAAGCTGGCCGGTAAAACGGATAAAGAGATCCGCGATGTCCTGACCAAACGCTACCAGTTTGCCATTCGTCGTCTGGCCCAGAGCAACAGCGAAGATGTGTTCCAGCTGGCGATGACCGCGTTTGCTCACGAGATCGACCCCCATACCAACTACCTTTCTCCACGCAACACCGAGCAGTTCAATACCGAAATGAGCCTGTCGCTTGAAGGGATCGGTGCGGTGCTGCAAATGGATGACGATTACACCGTCATCAACTCTATGGTGGCAGGCGGACCGGCGGCGAAAAGTAAATCAATCACCGTCGGCGACAGAATTGTCGGCGTAGGCCAGCCGGGCAAGCCAATCGTGGATGTGATTGGCTGGCGACTTGATGACGTTGTTGCGCAGATCAAAGGCCCTAAAGGTAGCAAGGTGCGCCTTGAAGTGCTGCCGGCAGGTAAGGGCACCAAAACCCGCCTGGTTACGCTGACGCGTGAAAAGATCCGTCTTGAGGATCGCGCGGTGAAAATGACCGTGCATAACGTGGGCAAGCAGAAAGTCGGCGTACTGGATATTCCCGGCTTTTACGTTGGGTTGACCGACGATGTTAAGGTTCAGTTGCAGAAGCTGCAAAAGCAAAACGTTGACAGTATTGTCATCGATCTGCGCACCAACGGCGGCGGGGCACTGACCGAGGCGGTTTCGCTCTCTGGCCTGTTTATTCCAGGCGGTCCCGTGGTTCAGGTGCGTGACAACATCGGCAAGGTGCGTCAGGACAGCGACAACGACGGGATCGTTTATTATAAAGGTCCGCTGGTGGTACTGGTCGATCGCTTCAGCGCCTCAGCCTCGGAAATCTTTGCCGCTGCCATGCAGGATTATGGCCGGGCACTGATTGTGGGTGAGCCGACCTTCGGGAAAGGGACGGTGCAGCAGTATCGCTCGCTGAACCGCATTTACGATCAGATGCTGCGTCCTGAATGGCCTGCGCTGGGCTCCGTCCAGTACACCATTCAGAAGTTCTACCGCATCAACGGCGGCAGTACGCAGCGTAAAGGCGTGACGCCGGATCTGATGATGCCTACCGGGGTGGAAGCGATTGAAACCGGTGAGAAGTTTGAGGATAACGCGCTGCCATGGGATAGCGTGACGGCCGCGAACTATACCAAAACCGGCGACGTTAAAGCGCTGGTACCGCAGCTGCTGAAGGATCATCAGGAACGTATTGCGAAGGATCAGGAGTTCCAGTACATCCTCAAGGATATCGCGCGGTTCAACGCGATGAAGGAGAAGCGCAACATTATCTCTCTCAATCTGGCCGAGCGCGAGAAAGAGAATCATGAAGATGATGCACTGCGTCTGGAGCGCATTAACGCGCGTCTGAAGCAGGAGGGCAAGAAGCCGCTGGCTAAGCTTGACGATCTGCCTAAGGACTATAAGGAACCCGATCCTTATCTGGATGAGACGGTGAATATTGCCAATGACATGGCGCAGCTTGAGAAAGCTCAACCGTCAGATTCCGCAGCAAAATAA
- a CDS encoding YebO family protein: protein MNELANGAAGLASTGFMLALVILGLIVWFFVNRASVKASQHIRLLESLLEEQKRQTLLLRRLNDALAGNEKGDPASDSQNKEFIRLIPER from the coding sequence ATGAATGAATTAGCAAATGGCGCGGCAGGGCTCGCTTCCACAGGCTTTATGCTCGCGCTGGTTATCCTCGGGCTGATAGTCTGGTTTTTTGTCAATCGGGCCAGCGTGAAGGCCAGTCAGCATATCCGCCTGCTGGAGTCGCTGCTGGAGGAGCAAAAACGGCAAACCCTGCTGCTTCGCCGCCTGAATGACGCATTGGCCGGTAATGAGAAGGGCGATCCCGCCTCCGACAGCCAGAACAAAGAATTTATTCGCCTCATTCCTGAACGTTAA
- the htpX gene encoding protease HtpX: MMRIALFLLTNLGVMLVFGLILSLTGIQSSSVYGLMIMAGLFGFGGAFVSLLMSKWMALKSVGGEVIEQPRNETERWLMQTISQQAQRAGIAMPQVAIYHAPDINAFATGARRDASLVAVSTGLLQNMSRDEAEAVLAHEISHIANGDMVTMTLIQGIVNTFVIFISRILAQLAAGFLSGDRDEGESNNGNPMVYFVVSMVLELVFGIAASIITMWFSRHREFHADAGSAKLVGREKMIAALQRLKTSYEPQEASTMQAFCINGKSKSLSELFMSHPPLDKRIEALRSGQYLK; this comes from the coding sequence ATGATGCGTATTGCGCTTTTCCTGCTGACCAACCTGGGTGTAATGTTGGTTTTCGGGCTGATACTCAGCCTGACGGGGATCCAGTCGAGCAGTGTTTATGGCCTGATGATTATGGCGGGTCTGTTTGGCTTCGGCGGTGCGTTCGTTTCACTGCTGATGTCGAAATGGATGGCCCTGAAATCCGTTGGTGGCGAAGTGATAGAGCAGCCGCGTAATGAAACTGAGCGCTGGCTGATGCAGACCATATCGCAACAGGCTCAGCGTGCGGGCATCGCCATGCCGCAGGTGGCCATTTATCACGCACCGGATATTAACGCGTTCGCCACCGGCGCGCGTCGTGACGCGTCACTGGTCGCGGTATCTACCGGGCTGCTCCAGAATATGAGCCGGGATGAAGCTGAAGCGGTGCTGGCACATGAAATCAGCCATATTGCTAACGGTGACATGGTCACCATGACGCTTATCCAGGGTATCGTGAACACCTTTGTTATCTTTATTTCACGCATACTGGCCCAGCTGGCCGCAGGTTTCCTCTCCGGCGATCGGGATGAAGGGGAGAGCAACAACGGCAACCCAATGGTCTACTTTGTCGTTTCGATGGTGCTGGAACTGGTCTTTGGTATTGCTGCCAGCATTATTACCATGTGGTTTTCGCGTCACCGCGAATTTCACGCCGATGCCGGATCGGCTAAGCTGGTGGGGCGTGAGAAGATGATTGCCGCGCTACAGCGTCTGAAGACCAGCTATGAGCCGCAGGAGGCCAGCACCATGCAGGCGTTCTGCATCAACGGTAAGTCGAAATCGCTCAGCGAGCTGTTTATGTCCCACCCACCTCTGGATAAGCGCATCGAGGCGCTGCGCAGCGGTCAATATCTGAAATAG
- a CDS encoding MBL fold metallo-hydrolase, whose product MAWKNPWYDPAKAHHTPEGFRNPEPDLRQNGDLRRWRKERKAAGLPFPPAQGYDGFIGQWWRRAELGGSEDAVWWLGHACLLLRLEGKYILIDPVLSPRASPLSFYGPKRKTPAALSIEDLPALDAVLISHSHYDHLDRKTIRQILRRFPDVEFVVPLGLEPWFRKRGAVKVTQLDWWESTQTMGITVHAVPARHWSMRTPFDRNRALWCGWTVKSSAVNFWFTGDSGYSDNLLEINRRLGPFNLAALPVGAYAPTWFMRGQHMDPEQAVSLHAALGEPLSIPIHWGVFELADESLDEPPAVLAAAMQAAGLDAARFQAWKIGVKRSLNNISQENS is encoded by the coding sequence ATGGCCTGGAAAAATCCCTGGTACGATCCTGCCAAGGCGCATCATACGCCTGAAGGTTTTCGCAATCCCGAACCTGACCTGCGCCAGAATGGCGATCTCAGGCGCTGGCGAAAAGAGCGCAAAGCCGCCGGACTACCCTTTCCGCCCGCGCAGGGTTACGACGGATTTATCGGGCAGTGGTGGCGCCGGGCCGAGCTGGGCGGCAGTGAAGATGCCGTCTGGTGGCTGGGCCATGCCTGTCTGCTGCTGCGGCTGGAGGGGAAATACATCCTTATCGATCCCGTTCTCTCGCCGCGCGCGTCACCCCTCAGCTTTTATGGGCCGAAACGTAAGACCCCGGCCGCGTTGAGCATCGAGGACCTACCCGCGCTGGACGCTGTGCTGATCTCTCACAGCCACTATGATCATCTTGACCGCAAGACCATCAGACAGATCCTGCGACGCTTCCCCGACGTGGAATTTGTTGTTCCGCTTGGGCTTGAACCCTGGTTCCGCAAGCGCGGGGCGGTGAAGGTAACCCAGCTTGACTGGTGGGAAAGCACCCAGACCATGGGTATCACGGTGCATGCGGTTCCGGCACGCCACTGGAGCATGCGCACGCCCTTTGATCGGAATCGTGCGCTCTGGTGCGGCTGGACCGTTAAATCATCGGCGGTGAATTTCTGGTTTACCGGCGACAGCGGGTACAGCGATAACCTGCTGGAGATTAATCGTCGGCTGGGCCCCTTTAATCTGGCGGCGCTGCCGGTGGGTGCCTATGCACCAACGTGGTTCATGCGCGGGCAGCATATGGATCCCGAACAGGCGGTTTCACTGCATGCTGCGCTGGGAGAGCCGCTAAGCATTCCTATTCACTGGGGCGTATTTGAACTGGCAGATGAATCACTGGACGAGCCGCCAGCCGTGCTGGCAGCGGCTATGCAGGCTGCTGGCCTGGATGCCGCACGCTTTCAGGCGTGGAAAATAGGCGTAAAAAGGTCACTGAATAATATCAGCCAGGAAAATTCTTAA
- the cspE gene encoding transcription antiterminator/RNA stability regulator CspE, translated as MAKIKGQVKWFNESKGFGFITPADGSKDVFVHFSAIQGNGFKTLAEGQNVEFEIQDGQKGPAAVNVTAI; from the coding sequence ATGGCAAAGATTAAAGGTCAGGTTAAGTGGTTCAACGAGTCTAAAGGTTTTGGTTTCATCACCCCTGCAGACGGCAGCAAAGACGTGTTCGTTCACTTCTCTGCAATCCAGGGCAATGGCTTCAAAACTCTGGCTGAAGGCCAGAACGTTGAGTTCGAAATTCAGGACGGCCAGAAAGGCCCTGCTGCTGTGAACGTCACCGCTATCTAA
- the rlmA gene encoding 23S rRNA (guanine(745)-N(1))-methyltransferase: MSYQCPLCHQLLLPDASGWRCENRHQFDRAKEGYVNLLPVQHKRSKQPGDSAEMMQARREFLDAGHYHPLQQKVCDMIARVLPEGPVRVLDIGCGEGYYTHAVALRLAVQGEADIHGLDVSRVAVRIGAKRYRDVSFCVASSHRLPFAEGTFDAVLRIYAPCKAQELARVVKEQGYVLTVTPGPRHLIQFKALIYQDVRLHDDTPEQMEGFELVEQHSLNYPMRLNSEESAALLQMTPLAWRARPEVWGVLATTPEFECETDFTLRLWQRNSHSAVV; the protein is encoded by the coding sequence ATGTCCTACCAATGCCCACTTTGCCACCAGCTTCTGCTGCCTGATGCGTCTGGCTGGCGCTGCGAGAACAGGCACCAGTTTGATCGGGCAAAAGAGGGCTACGTTAACCTGCTGCCCGTGCAGCATAAGCGCTCGAAGCAGCCCGGGGACAGCGCAGAGATGATGCAGGCAAGACGCGAATTCCTTGATGCCGGACATTATCACCCGCTCCAGCAGAAGGTCTGTGACATGATTGCGCGTGTTCTGCCTGAAGGGCCGGTCAGGGTTCTGGATATCGGCTGCGGAGAGGGGTATTACACCCACGCCGTGGCGCTTCGTCTGGCGGTCCAGGGCGAGGCGGACATACACGGCCTTGATGTTTCCCGGGTGGCGGTAAGGATCGGTGCTAAGCGCTACCGTGACGTCTCATTCTGCGTGGCATCCAGCCATCGTCTGCCCTTTGCCGAAGGTACCTTTGATGCCGTATTACGTATCTATGCGCCCTGTAAAGCCCAGGAGCTGGCCCGGGTGGTGAAAGAGCAGGGATACGTGCTGACGGTCACGCCCGGTCCGCGTCACTTGATTCAGTTTAAGGCGCTGATCTACCAGGATGTGCGGCTGCATGACGACACCCCGGAGCAGATGGAAGGGTTCGAACTGGTGGAGCAACACTCTCTTAACTACCCGATGCGGCTTAACAGCGAAGAGTCCGCCGCCCTGCTGCAAATGACGCCGCTTGCATGGCGCGCGCGTCCGGAAGTGTGGGGCGTACTGGCGACCACGCCTGAGTTTGAGTGTGAAACCGACTTTACGCTGCGCCTGTGGCAGCGTAATAGCCACTCTGCCGTAGTCTGA
- a CDS encoding MFS transporter, translated as MPKTPPMDGLPVPQRYGAILAIALGLTVAVMDGAIANVALPTIARDLLASPAESIWIVNAYQMAIIVSLLSLSFLGDIIGYRRIYQAGLVIFTCTSLFCAFSSTLGMLTLARVLQGFGGAALMSVNTALIRIIYPQRFLGRGMGINSLIVAVSTAAGPTVAAAVLSVASWKWLFLINVPIGIAALALALRFLPDNAQKAQGQRFDVISAMMNALTFGLLISALSGFAQGQNTRLILAEVAALVVIGFFFIRRQLRLPFPLLPVDLFRIPIFSLSIGTSVCSFCAQMLAMVSLPFFLQSVLMRDEVATGLLLTPWPLATMIVAPIAGRLIERYHAGLLGAIGLALFASGLFALALLPASPGDMDIIWRMALCGAGFGLFQSPNNHTIISSAPRQRSGGASGMLGTARLLGQTSGAALVALMFNLFGDRGTHASLVLAGSFAVAAAVVSAMRIRQPDPD; from the coding sequence ATGCCGAAAACTCCCCCAATGGACGGACTGCCCGTTCCCCAGCGCTATGGCGCTATCCTGGCCATTGCGCTCGGCCTTACCGTTGCGGTGATGGACGGGGCTATCGCCAACGTCGCCCTGCCGACCATCGCCCGCGATTTGCTGGCCAGTCCGGCTGAATCTATCTGGATTGTTAACGCCTATCAGATGGCGATAATCGTCTCGCTACTCTCCCTCTCCTTCCTCGGCGATATTATCGGCTACCGGCGCATTTATCAGGCAGGACTGGTCATTTTCACCTGTACTTCGCTGTTTTGCGCCTTCTCCAGTACGCTGGGCATGCTTACCCTGGCGCGCGTGCTACAGGGCTTCGGCGGCGCGGCGCTGATGAGCGTGAATACGGCGCTGATCAGGATTATCTATCCGCAGCGGTTTCTCGGGCGCGGAATGGGCATCAATTCTCTTATCGTCGCCGTGTCCACCGCCGCCGGTCCAACCGTCGCGGCGGCTGTGCTTTCGGTCGCCTCATGGAAATGGCTGTTTCTGATTAATGTGCCAATAGGAATTGCGGCGCTGGCTCTGGCCCTGCGTTTTTTGCCGGACAACGCGCAGAAAGCCCAGGGGCAGCGCTTTGACGTTATCAGTGCGATGATGAATGCGCTGACCTTCGGCCTGCTCATCTCGGCCCTAAGCGGCTTTGCACAGGGGCAGAACACCCGGCTGATTCTGGCTGAAGTGGCTGCGCTGGTGGTTATCGGCTTTTTCTTTATCCGTCGCCAGCTGCGTTTACCCTTCCCACTGCTGCCGGTTGATCTCTTCCGTATACCGATCTTTTCCCTCTCCATTGGGACGTCGGTCTGCTCTTTCTGTGCCCAAATGCTGGCCATGGTTTCACTGCCGTTCTTTCTGCAATCGGTACTGATGCGGGATGAGGTCGCCACAGGCCTGCTGCTGACGCCGTGGCCGCTGGCAACAATGATCGTGGCACCCATCGCAGGCAGACTGATTGAGCGCTACCACGCCGGTCTGCTGGGCGCTATTGGGCTTGCCCTGTTTGCCTCCGGCCTGTTTGCGCTGGCGCTGCTGCCCGCCTCGCCGGGTGATATGGATATTATCTGGCGCATGGCGCTGTGCGGCGCGGGTTTCGGGCTGTTTCAGTCGCCAAATAACCATACGATCATCTCATCGGCTCCGCGTCAGCGAAGCGGCGGGGCCAGCGGTATGCTGGGAACCGCGCGCCTGCTGGGCCAGACCAGCGGTGCGGCGCTAGTGGCGCTGATGTTCAATCTGTTTGGCGATCGTGGCACGCACGCCTCGCTGGTGCTGGCAGGCAGTTTCGCCGTCGCGGCGGCGGTGGTCAGCGCAATGCGCATCCGCCAGCCCGACCCCGATTGA
- a CDS encoding PTS mannose/fructose/sorbose transporter subunit IIC, whose amino-acid sequence MEITTLQIVLIFIVACIAGMGSILDEFQFHRPLVACTLIGFVLGDVKTGVIIGGTLEMIALGWMNIGAAVAPDAALASIISTILVIAGGQSVGAGIALAIPLAAAGQVLTIIVRTITVAFQHAADKAAEKGNLTAISWLHVSALILQAMRIAIPAAIVAVSVGTNVVQGLLDSIPEVVTNGLNIAGGMIVVVGYAMVINMMRAGYLMPFFYLGFVTAAFTSFNLVALGVIGVVMAVLYIQLAPKYNRVAGAQASGPAANDLDNELD is encoded by the coding sequence ATGGAGATTACCACTCTTCAAATTGTACTAATATTTATCGTTGCCTGTATTGCAGGCATGGGATCAATTCTTGATGAATTCCAGTTCCACCGGCCGCTGGTGGCCTGTACCCTGATTGGTTTTGTCCTCGGTGATGTTAAAACCGGCGTCATTATCGGTGGTACGCTGGAAATGATCGCCCTTGGCTGGATGAACATTGGTGCCGCCGTGGCACCTGATGCCGCCCTCGCCTCCATCATTTCAACTATCCTGGTTATCGCCGGTGGGCAAAGCGTTGGGGCCGGTATCGCTCTGGCTATTCCGCTGGCGGCCGCCGGTCAGGTGCTGACCATCATTGTTCGAACCATTACCGTCGCCTTCCAGCATGCAGCCGATAAGGCCGCAGAAAAGGGCAACCTGACCGCAATTTCGTGGCTCCATGTTTCCGCACTGATTTTGCAGGCAATGCGTATCGCGATCCCGGCAGCCATCGTCGCCGTCTCCGTGGGAACCAACGTTGTCCAGGGGCTGCTGGATTCCATCCCTGAGGTGGTGACCAACGGTCTTAACATCGCGGGCGGCATGATTGTCGTTGTCGGTTACGCCATGGTCATCAACATGATGCGCGCCGGGTATCTGATGCCTTTCTTTTATCTGGGTTTCGTCACGGCGGCCTTTACCAGCTTCAACCTGGTTGCCCTGGGCGTCATCGGCGTGGTGATGGCGGTGCTCTATATCCAGCTGGCGCCAAAATATAATCGCGTGGCAGGTGCGCAGGCTTCAGGGCCAGCCGCTAATGACCTCGATAACGAATTAGATTAG